In Myxocyprinus asiaticus isolate MX2 ecotype Aquarium Trade chromosome 3, UBuf_Myxa_2, whole genome shotgun sequence, the following proteins share a genomic window:
- the LOC127422292 gene encoding protein FAM102A-like isoform X2 — protein MGCSSAKSDCWMEETFPFLHPGNQGYSHNQTVSRDGESIETNTRQEVQENCVRWRKKFSFVCKMSASPNTGVLDPCICRVSVRKELKGGKTFSKLGFADLNLAEFAGSGSTVRCCILEGYDTKNTRQDNSILKVTIGMTLLSGDPCFKTPVSTAKTIAIAGQDPSLQLDRKGEGTANHSVPAVGSNSRRSLKSRPSVNNSGGLQEGLEENLSSPDEVFHTGHSRNSSFASQQSKISGYSTEYSRSSSPADLSQHRRNTSTSSSSTSGGMVTATESPVEPEKELGKPERPPRPPRPALPPNRPARRKQDSVESHPSWVDDTRIDADDIVEKIVQSQNFADVSNNEDSNLTLFISRDGTTALSGIQLVNRVSAGVFEPVVIESH, from the exons ggaaccaaggttacagtcaTAACCAGACTGTTTCCAGGGATGGAGAATCCATAGAAACGAATACAAG GCAAGAGGTACAGGAGAACTGTGTTCGCTGGCGAAAGAAGTTCTCCTTTGTGTGTAAGATGAGTGCCAGTCCTAATACGGGGGTCCTGGACCCCTGCATTTGCCGAGTGTCTGTGCGTAAG GAGCTTAAAGGTGGAAAGACATTTTCAAAG CTGGGCTTTGCTGACCTCAACTTGGCGGAGTTTGCTGGTTCAGGCTCCACTGTTCGCTGCTGTATACTGGAGGGCTACGACACCAAGAACACTCGGCAGGACAACTCCATACTCAAG GTTACCATTGGTATGACTCTTCTCTCTGGCGATCCCTGCTTTAAAAC GCCTGTGAGCACAGCTAAGACCATTGCCATAGCTGGACAGGACCCCTCTCTGCAGCTGGACCGCAAGGGAGAGGGCACTGCCAATCACTCGGTGCCAGCTGTTGGCAGCAACTCTCGCCGATCACTCAAAAGCAGACCCTCTGTGAACAACTCGG GAGGTCTTCAGGAGGGTTTGGAGGAGAACCTGTCCAGTCCAGATGAAGTGTTTCACACAGGACACTCACGGAACTCCAGCTTTGCTAGCCAGCAGAGCAAAATCTCAG GCTACAGCACAGAGTACTCTCGCTCATCCAGCCCAGCGGATCTCTCCCAGCACAGGCGCAACACCTccaccagcagcagcagcacatcAGGAGGGATGGTTACAGCTACTGAGAGCCCTGTAGAGCCTGAGAAAGAGCTGGGAAAACCAGAGAGACCCCCACGTCCCCCCCGCCCTGCTCTGCCCCCAAACAGACCCGCAAG GAGAAAGCAGGACTCTGTGGAGAGCCATCCCTCTTGGGTGGATGACACTCGTATTGATGCAGATGATATTGTGGAGAAGATTGTCCAGAGTCAGAACTTTGCTGATGTCAGCAACAATGAAG ACAGCAATTTAACACTGTTCATCAGTAGGGATGGCACCACAGCGTTAAGTGGTATCCAGCTGGTTAACAG GGTGTCTGCGGGTGTGTTTGAACCAGTGGTGATTGAGAGCCATTAG
- the LOC127422292 gene encoding protein FAM102A-like isoform X3 — protein sequence MPPRPESGGGDMWQRGRGQASLRREGKRQEVQENCVRWRKKFSFVCKMSASPNTGVLDPCICRVSVRKELKGGKTFSKLGFADLNLAEFAGSGSTVRCCILEGYDTKNTRQDNSILKVTIGMTLLSGDPCFKTPVSTAKTIAIAGQDPSLQLDRKGEGTANHSVPAVGSNSRRSLKSRPSVNNSGGLQEGLEENLSSPDEVFHTGHSRNSSFASQQSKISGYSTEYSRSSSPADLSQHRRNTSTSSSSTSGGMVTATESPVEPEKELGKPERPPRPPRPALPPNRPARRKQDSVESHPSWVDDTRIDADDIVEKIVQSQNFADVSNNEDSNLTLFISRDGTTALSGIQLVNRVSAGVFEPVVIESH from the exons GCAAGAGGTACAGGAGAACTGTGTTCGCTGGCGAAAGAAGTTCTCCTTTGTGTGTAAGATGAGTGCCAGTCCTAATACGGGGGTCCTGGACCCCTGCATTTGCCGAGTGTCTGTGCGTAAG GAGCTTAAAGGTGGAAAGACATTTTCAAAG CTGGGCTTTGCTGACCTCAACTTGGCGGAGTTTGCTGGTTCAGGCTCCACTGTTCGCTGCTGTATACTGGAGGGCTACGACACCAAGAACACTCGGCAGGACAACTCCATACTCAAG GTTACCATTGGTATGACTCTTCTCTCTGGCGATCCCTGCTTTAAAAC GCCTGTGAGCACAGCTAAGACCATTGCCATAGCTGGACAGGACCCCTCTCTGCAGCTGGACCGCAAGGGAGAGGGCACTGCCAATCACTCGGTGCCAGCTGTTGGCAGCAACTCTCGCCGATCACTCAAAAGCAGACCCTCTGTGAACAACTCGG GAGGTCTTCAGGAGGGTTTGGAGGAGAACCTGTCCAGTCCAGATGAAGTGTTTCACACAGGACACTCACGGAACTCCAGCTTTGCTAGCCAGCAGAGCAAAATCTCAG GCTACAGCACAGAGTACTCTCGCTCATCCAGCCCAGCGGATCTCTCCCAGCACAGGCGCAACACCTccaccagcagcagcagcacatcAGGAGGGATGGTTACAGCTACTGAGAGCCCTGTAGAGCCTGAGAAAGAGCTGGGAAAACCAGAGAGACCCCCACGTCCCCCCCGCCCTGCTCTGCCCCCAAACAGACCCGCAAG GAGAAAGCAGGACTCTGTGGAGAGCCATCCCTCTTGGGTGGATGACACTCGTATTGATGCAGATGATATTGTGGAGAAGATTGTCCAGAGTCAGAACTTTGCTGATGTCAGCAACAATGAAG ACAGCAATTTAACACTGTTCATCAGTAGGGATGGCACCACAGCGTTAAGTGGTATCCAGCTGGTTAACAG GGTGTCTGCGGGTGTGTTTGAACCAGTGGTGATTGAGAGCCATTAG
- the LOC127422292 gene encoding protein FAM102A-like isoform X4, giving the protein MTLLSGDPCFKTPVSTAKTIAIAGQDPSLQLDRKGEGTANHSVPAVGSNSRRSLKSRPSVNNSGGLQEGLEENLSSPDEVFHTGHSRNSSFASQQSKISGYSTEYSRSSSPADLSQHRRNTSTSSSSTSGGMVTATESPVEPEKELGKPERPPRPPRPALPPNRPARRKQDSVESHPSWVDDTRIDADDIVEKIVQSQNFADVSNNEDSNLTLFISRDGTTALSGIQLVNRVSAGVFEPVVIESH; this is encoded by the exons ATGACTCTTCTCTCTGGCGATCCCTGCTTTAAAAC GCCTGTGAGCACAGCTAAGACCATTGCCATAGCTGGACAGGACCCCTCTCTGCAGCTGGACCGCAAGGGAGAGGGCACTGCCAATCACTCGGTGCCAGCTGTTGGCAGCAACTCTCGCCGATCACTCAAAAGCAGACCCTCTGTGAACAACTCGG GAGGTCTTCAGGAGGGTTTGGAGGAGAACCTGTCCAGTCCAGATGAAGTGTTTCACACAGGACACTCACGGAACTCCAGCTTTGCTAGCCAGCAGAGCAAAATCTCAG GCTACAGCACAGAGTACTCTCGCTCATCCAGCCCAGCGGATCTCTCCCAGCACAGGCGCAACACCTccaccagcagcagcagcacatcAGGAGGGATGGTTACAGCTACTGAGAGCCCTGTAGAGCCTGAGAAAGAGCTGGGAAAACCAGAGAGACCCCCACGTCCCCCCCGCCCTGCTCTGCCCCCAAACAGACCCGCAAG GAGAAAGCAGGACTCTGTGGAGAGCCATCCCTCTTGGGTGGATGACACTCGTATTGATGCAGATGATATTGTGGAGAAGATTGTCCAGAGTCAGAACTTTGCTGATGTCAGCAACAATGAAG ACAGCAATTTAACACTGTTCATCAGTAGGGATGGCACCACAGCGTTAAGTGGTATCCAGCTGGTTAACAG GGTGTCTGCGGGTGTGTTTGAACCAGTGGTGATTGAGAGCCATTAG